The DNA region ATATAAAgaatcatgcttaaatgtaattttgccatttaCGTATGTATTCAGATTGCTTTAATAAAAGTCcaaatacaacattaaaaaATACTACATACCTGGATTTCAAAATCTTACTTAAAGCCAGGGATGGTAATGTTaaaaagctagcaagatttgaaagtggtagttatttttaaataactgaagcattataaatgtacttaaaatatgaatatgaaaagTAATACTGCAGAAAATGGCCCCTGTGACTGACATATATGACATGAATGTTAATTAATAATGATTGCATCAATGAATAAATACCATTTTACTGTTGTATCTGGTCAAAGTGGATCtagttttaactactttatatacagcTAGTTTGATTGAGTGGTTCCCAACTAATGTTTGCTTTTTTATGAACTATTGGAGAGCTTTACCTCTTTGGGCCTCAaactgttatttaaataaaccatCTGAGAGGTTTAGAGGGGAAATCACTCTTTGTTGGAGCTGCTAACAACTCAGACATCTAAAATTTGACAAGGGACAAACTAGACGCCAAAAATGTTGGGAACAGTATTGCCTTGTATTTTGTAACCTTCATGTGGTTTTAATGTAAAAccttaatctgaaaagtaagtACAGCTGTCAAATACATGTAgttgagtagaagtataaagtagaataaaatgtaaatactaTATAGGTACACAACTgcatttatttacagtacttgaatgAAGTTACTTCATTGCTTTCCACCACTGAATAATTGCAACAATACCAATATATTTACCAGGCAACCAAAGTCCACGTTTTAGATTCACATTGTCCCTGTTTACCATTTTTTTTCTGAACTGCTGTCATCTTTTAGAGCTGAAGCTGAGACAGTCAGAAGAACGGGCTCTGAAAGGGCAGGGAGACTTCAACCGATCAGCTGAAACATGCAGGACCAACGTAGACCAGAGGGAGGCAGCACTAACAGGGACTGAGCTGCAGCAACTTAACAATAACAGTAACACCAAGCCAAATGTGGAGGAAACTGTCAACATTATAACCAACAGACTGAAGGAAAGACGACGAGAGCTGGGCCTGCCTGATAGCATCAAGGTTGGTATTGTAGAAATGCTTTTACACTTCAAAATATTGTAATGTAGGTTTGATAGTCTGATTCCCTGGGCTGGCAGGAATAATCTGTGTGTAGAAAAACAGTAACAGTAAAGACTGGAACAGAGCATTACGATAATCTATGAAATTTCTTGACCGGACTGATCACCTGTTAACAGTTTTCACTGTGCCTGTATGTGCAGGAGATGTCCCATTTCCAGCTGATTTTGGAGAAGACCAGCCTGCAGAAGTGTTTGCTCTACTTTGAGGGTCTTCACGGACGACCAGTAAGACCAGCCTGAATGACTCCCTTATGTTTATGTCTTATTTTTTACTTGATGGCTCCACTTTAATAATTTAGTTCTCTTCTTGTCCTTACATAGTTGATCTCTTGTTCTTTCTATTTGTGCATTACCACCAAAAAACAAAGTGGTTTCTGTTTGTATCTTCAGAGTACCAGGCAGGAGCGCACTCTGATGAAACCTTTTTATGATCGCTACCGTCTTCTTAAGCAGCtgctgttttcttcttcttctgctgtttCAACAGTCATTACGACCATTGTGAGTAAACATCTAATGctgaattttaaataaaagaatgaTGGGATCTCTAGAATTACACAAACCCATTGTATTTTCACTTGTGTtgatcatagaaaaaaaaaaaaaaaaaaaaaggtgtggaTAGAACTGACCATGGCATACAGAAGAGTGTCCCTCTcttgccctctagtggccagaTATGAGAGCTACACCCAAGTATTGTGAGACCCCTAAGTTCATTTAGCCAAATATATGATGGCAAGACAGATAATGCTGAAATTTTGCTGTTCTTTGACTAGGTAGCTAATCAATTGAAatatgtactatactatgactaattCCCAAAAGGCTGAATAGGTTTTACTTACATCTTTATAAATACTATTTaagtagttgtacatttttattcccaactATACGTTCGTACATTCTCcactttttttcagattttttatcttcatttttaatatttgttcttttattctatcctatttattatttcatgtatattctgtatgtgtgctatgtgtctgatattttgctgctgtagcaccgtaatttcccattttgggatctatctatctatctatctatctatctatctatctatctatctatctatctatctagagtTAGTTAAAACTACGACAGAttagtgatctgtgtgtgtgtgtgtgtgtgtgtgtgtgtgtgtgtgtgtgtgtgtgtgtgtgtgtgtgtaggaagaagaggagggctCTGATGACGAGCATCCCAAACAGCAAAGCCCCATGCTGCAGCCACTCCGACTGAAATCTCCCAGGTGTGTGTCTTTAGATGAGTCGCCACATCTGTCTTCTCTAGAAATTTCTGAAACACCTCTCGTGTCCCCACTGGAGGAGGTGAAGAGTTTCCAGCCACAGATCATCACCTTGGCAACACTACATGAAGCTTccaggtagtgtgtgtgtgtgtgtgtgtgtgtgtgtgtgtgtgtgtgtgtgtgtgtgtgtgtgtgtgtgtgtgtgtgtgtgtgtgtgtgtgtgtgtgtgtgtgtgtgtgtgtgtgtgtgtgtgtgtgtgtgtgtgtgtgtgtgtgtgtgtgtgtgtgtttgtgtcattagCAGCTTTATGACTACACAACATTTTAACGGGAAGCTTTTTCAAATAATAGCTTTTTTGCTTTGAATTATTTGTTGTCATAAGTTCACACATTTACAGACAATTTAAAAGATCTAAGAAATGTTTTGATTCTTTCTTGACAGACCAGAACTACTGGATCACCTCAGAACGGCACGATTAGAGAAGCGGAGGCTTCATCAGGCGCTTAGAGAGTTTGAGGACCATTTCTACACACAGACCGGCAggtaaaaagacacacacacacacacacacacacacacacacacacacacacacacacataaaaacacaaacgacacacacaacacatcccAACATCTTAGcttttgaattttattttgtcttttaataaACTTGGAACATTTGGTTTTCAACAATGCCttgtgaaaaacaaagaaaaaacatccaCAAAAGAAATTCCGTAATGGTACGACAGTGTAATGCACACTTTTTTAACGTTAATACAGCACAGAGACGAAGAGATAGACATTTGCTCTGAACTGTTCACATCcttgtactgtacatgttagTCCTCCAAAGTAAATACAGCAAGTTTTTGATTACAATACACACTGTACAAAGCTATCTGAGTAAGGCAACATAGGGACTATCAACCAGTTATGGAAGCTGCTGCAGGTTGTTTGAAACTACTGAAgttttgccttgtgtttgtatctttttttttccttccatgTATTGTTAACAGGGCTTGTCAGAAGGAGGACCGTGGACCGATGGCAGAGGAGTACTGCCAGTATAAGAACCTCAAAGCAAAGATCCGTCTACTTGAGGCCCTGCTTAGTAAACAACAGGACTCAACCAAGACCATTTGAATTAACTCACAGTGGGACTTATTTCTTACTTAACAGGACTCGATTATTTCTGAAAAATCAAGTTGTGGAGCTGGTGGGTCTGGTCTTGATTCATTCCATGCTcattatgttgatgcactttacaTAAAGGAAACAGATGGAAATTGGTGACAATTTGACTGAAATGCTGCGCAACTGCAGAGTCCTTTTTAGTCCCAAAAACACATCATTCATGACGCATCTCATTACAAACCTGATGTAGCAAGCGTATTTTATGTAGCACTAATTTATGTCAAGGATGATGAGCTGTAACAACTTGATGTTAGTTACATATTAGTAATTTTAAGATAACTGTATGTATATTATGGCACTATGCTTTTTTTCCTTGCCAAATACTATTTTTGGACAGCTTTGTCTATAGTTAATGTTgaaactgcatttttttttaaagtgctataTTGGCAAAAAAAAGGTATAAGCTTAAATGCAATCAATGAGACAATCCTTTCGTGTTTGTGCATGTCAGTTTTTTTGTCCTACATTGTGCTATGATATGCATTAAGAAGAATGCCATAGTTGATCTAAATTGTGTATCAATTTACATGTTCACCTTGGAAAATATGTGAACGTTGGTATTGTAGTGGAAGTTCAAATGCTGTCAAGTTAGTGTTTATCCCACCATTTTGCCTGTATGAAGTTAATTCACCCTAAAAACAGTTGTTGACAATGATCAGAGCTTTTGACATTGTGCACTTctggtttatatatatatatatatatatatatatatatatatatatatatatatatatatatatatatatatatgaatgcttcaataaaaataaatctttttttcacatttattcTTCTAGACACAGTTTATGgttctactttctttttttctttccacagACTATGATAAAATAAGAGTGACCGTTGCAAAAGGTTGCTATGGTAGAGGTACTGACAGCCTTCGTACTCATGCTGCACAGAGCTgcatcatgcttttttttttttttaaaggtcaacAAGTAGTTCACACTTGGTCATCAAAGACTTGAGTGAACACACATATTAGAGGCTGTTGCATTAGTACTGTTAAGATTCCACCGCGGTTTCACGTCTGGTTTGTAATACCTTTGGTATAAAGAAAGATGACTATCGATGCTGCAGCCCTATAAAATTGTAGTACCAGTCAGTGCCACTAGTAGGAGgtaaaaaaagtctgaaaattGTCTATGGTGGAATGAGAAGAAAACCTTTCTAAAAACGACCAACTCAAGTCAAAGTAACTGGAAACAGCAAAATGCGTGTCCGCAAATACAGCGGACACTCGGTCATCAGCATATCAATAATAACAAGGCAAAGGTCATTAACAAAATACGTTACAAGTGTTCAAAGTAATCAACAGGAAATTGAATAGAATCAGCCGATGTTTGTTAGTCCGGTTAAAGGGATTGGTCAGTATGCCAGTGTTGACTTGCAGGGTGGATAGATCTGTGTGTTGGTGTCCCAGGTTTAGATGTCTCAATTAATGGTCCCTTATGTGGGATATCTTTAggtatgtttttattatgtatGTTTTCAACTATTAGGGTAACCCTTGCCAGATGAGGAGACAACGGTGGAAGTGCCAAGAGTGTGTAccttcctcctttttttcctccactcTTCTTTGGGAATGATGTTCTCTTCAGAATACAGAGCGGTGTCAGAGATATGTTGGTGTGCATGTCTGGGAGCCTACTAAATCTGCTGCTTCATGCATGTGTCTGCTTCTTCAGTACATGTGgacttcctgtgtgtgtttagagcTCAGTCACCTCTAGTACTTCCCTCCCTTTCCTGCATTCTGCCTGTTCTTAGCGTCCAACACTGATGTTGCAGATCTTGCAGCTGGGGTCCTTCTTGGCATTTACTGTAGACATGCTCATCAGCTGGTGCCCACTGATCTCAGCCACAGAGCCTAACGCCAGGTCTACGGGCTCCGTGTAGATCACCTCCAGGATGACATCCTGGGCGTGGTGAAACACCAGACTGCCATCACCCTCTTCACCCTTCTTGCAGGTAAGGAAACGGTTGTTGGTGATGTCTAGCGCAGGAAGCCTCTGCTTACAGAACTCATCTCCCGTGGAGCCCTTTGGCGCCAGGACCAGAATAACATAGTGGTAAGCTGTATACATGCAGTAGAAGTCTCCAAAGTACAGGTTGGTGTCGGGGTTGAAGAGCGTGTCAGCCCGAACCTCAAAGCGATGGCGGCCGTAAGGGGAGTCCTGTGGAGGCTTGCCTGTGTTGAACTCTGTGTTGCAGCTGAAGAAAATGCCCTCTAGCTTGCCACTGATGGGTGAGCCGTGGCTGCCACTGTTGTCTTTCACTGACTGCAGCATCCGGTTCTCCTGCGCCTCCCTAGAGTTTagaaaaagagaataaaaactggctttgaacaaacaaacatagtTTTGATCTGCAGTTTTTGTGTTCCCTCTCAGGAAATCCGTCATTTTGGAAATGCCAGCAGACGGCATGACACATGGGGGGAAAAGCTGATTAAATGTGTAAGATGCAGCCAGTCTCATAACACAATGAACTGAATGGAATACATATCTAGTTTCACTATTTCTGGAACTGTAATGACATTAGCTTAGTCCAGTTTGTCTCACAGAAACCTAGTGGGAGGAAAAAAGTTCCATTGAGAAACTAATGTCTTTATCATTATGATAAACTGCTAGAAAACAAAAGCAGCTTTCAGAAAGCAAATTAACAGATGAACATTCAAAGTGATGGCTGATTCTGTGGCAGCTGCATATCTTCCCCACAGGAGTGTAATTCCAATTCATAATTGGAGCTTCGGAGATCAGATTTACTCCATCACTCCAAAGGTTGTAATTATATCTGTAATTGATGCTTTGGTGTGGGCATTATGGAATTAAACAGCTCCCACCGCAGGTCACTGGAGCAGAGGCCTTATCAACTGCTTATGTCAGTACTGTTACTCCCCACATGATGGTGCAGTTTAACAGAAGCACTTTCAGTACACTGTAGCAGATGCAACTCTACCTAAGGGTAGAAGTCTATCCAGATGACGTCATGTTATAAAGCTCCAGCAAAAGAGTGCTCACAAGCTGTGGCTTTAGTACAGTAATGTGCTTTGTCAGACGTAGAGCATTGAGAGAAGATATGaggagaaaaagacaacacCATTACAGGGGTAGTACTTGACAagacgttgaaaaaaaaaaaaaaaaaagcactcacAGTAACCCAGACAAAATCCAGTATACACTATAACTGTACAATGTTTCAGTAAACAACTAAAACAGGCTACTCCAGAGATagtccttctcttcctcccatCGGTCACACTCCTAACATCAAAACAGACCTGTGCATCTTTTGTAGCTATaagcatgttttctttttctttccccaGGGTATATGCAGGAATCCTGAAGTTAAATGTACCTTTTAAGACCCTTTCCATACATTCTGAGACCTCGTCGCCACATCAAGTTCTAACTGGTTACATCACTGACACACTTTAACTTACATTTACTATACGTTTTGTAAGATAGCACAACTAAACAGTCTTAGCTTGTGATAACTCCACTGTATCAATGGaacataaatcatgttttacatCATGGACAATGCCAGCCACCCTCTGCACAGCACATACTCTAGGCAGAGGAGTACGTTCAGTGGCAGATTGCTGTCTCCGTCCTGCTCAACAGATAGACTGAAGAAATCTTTTGTCCCCCAGGCCATACGGTTGTTCAGCTCATACCAGCGATGGTGAGGTGAAATTGATTGAATGTTCACCTGCATTACGTCATTAGGCTGCTGGACTGTCAGTCagttactgtctgtgttagCCTTATTcaaaatttgcatttgtttatatatttatcttctatttgtatttatattatccacagtattcattatttttattattattcaacattatttatttatttagtttttactaTTTATATCTGTCTATCTAGTGCAGTTACAAAGTTACTGATGCTAAGGTGATGATAGTACCTGTTGAGTTGACACTGCATCCGAATTGTTTGGTGAAAAGTACtggtatctatctatctatctatctatctatctatctatctatctatctatctatctataatgaAGTGAGAGACTAACTCCACACACTCTTGAACTCTTGTTATgccaaataaaaagaaaatataataaaaagttgTATTGTTGCCCTTTTAATCGCTTTTACTTGTATTCATTTATGTATTCATAATTAATTTAGacttactattactatttggcTTTTCGTTGTTTTATTGTCTTCTGGGTATCCTGCTTTTGCTTTCTTTAGTTtagtatgtaataaaaaagtcatagtatagtatgtcataaaaaagtcatagtatagtatgtcataaaaagtcttaaaaaggacatagtatagtatgccataaaaaaatgtcatgaaaagtcatagtatagtatatcataaaaatgtaataaaaaagtgtatatgtcataaaaagtcataaaatagtatgtcataaaaagtcatagtttaatctcataagtcatagtataa from Perca flavescens isolate YP-PL-M2 chromosome 17, PFLA_1.0, whole genome shotgun sequence includes:
- the phyhiplb gene encoding phytanoyl-CoA hydroxylase-interacting protein-like isoform X2; the encoded protein is MTVLARVTGSKSQDGSSSEMEELPVPQNIKISNITCDSFKICWDMEPRNKERITHYFIDLNKKENKNSNKFKHKDVPTKLVAKAVPLPMTVRGHWFLSPRTEYTVAVQTASKQTDGDYAISEWSEIIEFCTADYSTVHLNQLLEKAEVIAGRMLRFSVFYRNQNKEYFDHAREAQENRMLQSVKDNSGSHGSPISGKLEGIFFSCNTEFNTGKPPQDSPYGRHRFEVRADTLFNPDTNLYFGDFYCMYTAYHYVILVLAPKGSTGDEFCKQRLPALDITNNRFLTCKKGEEGDGSLVFHHAQDVILEVIYTEPVDLALGSVAEISGHQLMSMSTVNAKKDPSCKICNISVGR
- the phyhiplb gene encoding phytanoyl-CoA hydroxylase-interacting protein-like isoform X3; protein product: MVSRGSKSQDGSSSEMEELPVPQNIKISNITCDSFKICWDMEPRNKERITHYFIDLNKKENKNSNKFKHKDVPTKLVAKAVPLPMTVRGHWFLSPRTEYTVAVQTASKQTDGDYAISEWSEIIEFCTADYSTVHLNQLLEKAEVIAGRMLRFSVFYRNQNKEYFDHAREAQENRMLQSVKDNSGSHGSPISGKLEGIFFSCNTEFNTGKPPQDSPYGRHRFEVRADTLFNPDTNLYFGDFYCMYTAYHYVILVLAPKGSTGDEFCKQRLPALDITNNRFLTCKKGEEGDGSLVFHHAQDVILEVIYTEPVDLALGSVAEISGHQLMSMSTVNAKKDPSCKICNISVGR